One Skermanella sp. TT6 genomic window, CGGGCCGCGGGTCGATTATTCGCTGCACCGGCTGAAGCACTACACCGCGACCGCGCCGGATCATTTCCAGAACTTCGTCCTGTTCACCAACTACCAGTTCTATATCGACGAGTTCATCCGGCTCGGCATGGAGGTGATGTCGCCGACCAACGATCCGGAGGAGAAGGCCTACCGCAGCCAATACACCGCCTTCGTCGAACCGGGCGACTTCGTCATCCCCAACCAGAACCTGGGCCCGGCCGACCCGCAGGGGACCCGCGTCGGGCGCCTGCCGCAGATGCCGGCCTACCACCTGAAGCGCCCGGACGGTTCCGGGATCACCATGGTCAATATCGGCGTCGGCCCCAGCAACGCCAAGACGATCACCGACCATATCGCCGTGCTGCGTCCGCACGCCTGGATCATGCTGGGCCACTGCGCCGGCCTGCGCAACACCCAGCGGCTGGGCGACTATGTCCTGGCCCACGGCTATGTGCGCGAGGACCATGTGCTGGACGCCGACCTGCCGATCTGGGTCCCGGTCCCGCCCCTGGCCGAGGTCCAGGTGGCCCTGGAGGCGGCGGTCGGGCAGATCACCGGCCTGACCGGCTACGAGCTGAAAAGGGTGATGCGGACCGGAACGGTCGCGACCATCGACAATCGGAACTGGGAGCTGCGGGACCACAGCGAGATGGTCCAGCGTTTCAGCCAGAGCCGCGCCATCGCGCTGGACATGGAGAGCGCCACCATCGCGGCCAACGGCTTCCGCTTCCGGGTGCCCTACGGGACGCTGCTCTGCGTCTCCGACAAGCCGCTGCACGGCGAGCTGAAGCTGCCGGGCATGGCGAACAATTTCTATCGGAACCAGGTGGACCAGCACCTGAAGATCGGCGTGCTGGCGATGGAACTGCTGCGCAAGAACGGGCTGGAAAAGCTGCACTCGCGCAAGCTCCGCAGCTTCGCGGAGGCAGCTTTCCAGTAGGGGAGAAGGCTACTTCTTCCCGCCCTCGGACTCGACGTTCTCCGCACCCTTGCGGGTGCCGCCGAACTTGTCCGGTCCGCCGGCGTCGGGGGCATCCGGCTTGTGGTGGTTGCCGGTGTTCTGCTGGTCGTCGGTGTGCTTGACGGTCTGTTCGGTATGCGGCTGTTTCATGGTCATCCTCCAGTGCGTGGCAGGACAACAGCTTAAACAGCCAAGGGTTTCGTCCCGTCCTCCGTCAAGCCGCTCCCGGCACCCCCTTGGTGGTCGAATACTCGAAATGCAGCACCTCGCCGGGATGGACCAGCGGGAAGGCCGAATGGGCCGCCGACGCGGCTTCCGCGAAGCCGGTCAAGATCAGCTTCAGCTTGCCCGGATACGTCGCGATGTCGCCGATCGCGAAGATGCCCGGCGCGCTGGTGGCGCAGGTCGCCTGGTCGATCCGGATATGGTGCTTCTCCAGGTCGAGGCCCCACTCCGCGATCGGCCCCAGGTTCATGGCGAGCCCGAAGAACGGCAGCAGCACGTCGGCGTCCAGCACCTTCTCCTCGCCGTCCAGGGTCGCGACCCGCACGCCGGTCAGCTGGCCGTCGGCTCCCTCCAGGCCGGCGAGCTGGTAGGGCACCACCATCTCGATCCGGCCCTCCCGGGTCAGCTGCTCCATCCGGGCGACGCTTTCCGGGGCGGCGCGGAACTTGGGCCGGCGATGCACGACCATGATCTTCTCCGCGACCTCGGCCAGGCTGATCGCCCAGTCCACGGCGGAATCGCCGCCGCCCGCGATCACCACCCGCTTGCCGGCATAGTCCATGCGCCGCCGGACAAGATAATGGACCGACTTGCCCTCGAACTGCTCCAGGCCGTCCAGCGGCGGCCGGTTCGGGCCGAAGGCGCCGACGCCCGCCGCGACGATCACGGCGCGGGCATTGATCCGCGTGCCGGTCGAGGTCTCCACCAGCCAGCGCCCGCCCTCCGCCGGGGTCAGCCCGGTGACCTGCTGGCCCAGATGGAAGACCGGCCCGAAGGACGCGCATTGTTCGCTCAGCCGGTCGATCAGGTCGGCCGCGTCAATGGAAGGGTAACCGGGAATGTCGTAGATGGGCTTCTCCGGGTAGAGCGCCGCGCACTGCCCGCCGACCATGTCGAGGGCATCGACCACATGGCATTTCATGCGAAGCATGCCGCATTCGAAGATGGCGAACAGACCAACGGGACCGGCACCTATGATGGCGACATCGGTATGCTGCTCGGGGCTCGACATGGGGACTCCGGAAAAGCTAGGAAGAGTTTTGCACTGCCAGCCCCTCATTAGCGGATTTCCGGGCACGATCAAACCCCCGCCTTCCGCGGGGGCAGGCACAGGGAAGCAAGCTCACGACCATGACCGCACCGCGCCAGCAGGCCATCACCGTTAACCTCCGGGACGAAGCCGCCACGGCGGACCTCGCGCGCCGCGTCGGATCGCTGCTCCGCGCCGGCGACATGGTGGCGCTGCGCGGCGACCTGGGCGCCGGCAAGACGGCCTTCGCCCGCGCCCTGATCCAGTCGCTGGGCGACCCGGACGACGAGGTGCCGAGCCCGACCTTCACCCTGGTCCAGACCTACGACACCCCGGCGGCCCCGGTCTGGCATTTCGACCTCTACCGCCTGGGCGGCCCGGACGAGGTGATCGAGCTCGGCTGGGACGAGGCCCGCTCCGGCGGCATCGCCCTGGTCGAATGGCCCGACCGGCTGGGCTCCCTCCTGCCGCCGGAACGGCTCGACATCGCCTTGTCCTTCGGCCCGGAAGCGACCGCGCGCCGCGCCACCCTGACCGGCCACGGCGGCTGGGCCGACCGCCTGGGGAGCCTGGAGCAGCCGTGACCCACCGCGAAGACACCATCGCCGGTTTCCTGGCCGCGCAGGGCTGGGGCGATGCCGACCGCACGGCCCTGGCGGGCGACGCCTCGGCGCGGCGCTACCTCCGCCTCCGCCGCGGGACCGACAGCGCCCTGCTGATGGACTCGCCGAACCCAGCGGAGGACGTGGTCCCCTTCGTCGCGATCTCCCGCCTGCTGCAGGGCCTCGGCCTCTCGGCGCCGGACATCCTCGCCGGGGAGCCCGAGGCCGGCCTGCTGCTGATCGAGGACTTCGGCGACGCCACCTTCACCCGCCTGATGGACCAGGGCGCCGATCCCGCCGAGCTCTATCGCCTGGCGGTGGACGCCCTCGTCGCCCTGCACCGGCGCTTCGACCCCGCCCCGGCAACTCCGCTCGGCCTGCCCCGCTACGACGCCGCCCTGTTCATCGAGCAGGTGATGCTGCTGGCCGACGTCTACGTCCCGGCCGCCCTCGGCCGCGCCGCCACCGCGGAGGAGCGCGCCGACCTGGAACGGGCTTGGTGGTCCGCCGTCCCCGACGCGGTAGGATTCGGCACGTCGCTGATGCACCGCGACTACCATGTGGACAACCTGATGCGACTCGACGGCCGTCCGGGCGCCTCCGCCTGCGGGCTGCTCGATTTCCAGAACGCCGGCCTCGGGCCGATCGGCTACGACCTCGTGTCGCTGCTGGAGGACGCCCGGCGCGACGTTCCGTCCGATTTGGCGGCCGCCATGCTGGACCATTACCTGGACGCCTTCCCCGGCCTGGACCGGGCCGCCTTCCTGCGTTCCTACGCGGCTCTGGGCGCCGTCCGGCACACCCGGATCGTGGCGGTCTTCGCCCGGCTGCATCTCCGCGACGGCCGCTCCGGCTATCTGCGCCACCTGCCCCGCGTCTGGCGCCTGCTGGAAGCGAAGCTGGAGCATCCGGCCCTGGCGCCGGTGCGCGACTGGTTCGACCGCACCCTGCCGCCCCCTGTCCGGGCTCCCCTTTTCAATCCGCCCACCGACATTCCGCCCACAGCCATTCCACCCACCGCCATTCCGAAAGCACACGAATAATGACGACCCTGACCCACGCCATGGTGCTGGCCGCCGGGCTCGGCCTGCGCATGCGGCCCTTGACGCTGGAACAGCCCAAGCCGCTGATCCCCGTGGCGGGGAAACCCCTGCTCGACCACGCGCTCGACCGCGTCGCCGCCGCCGGCATCGGGACCGCCGTCGTGAACACCCACTACAAGGGCGAGATGATCGCGGACCACCTCGCGGGCCGCACGTCCCCCCGCATCCTCCTGTCGCCCGAGGCGGACCTGCTGGAGACCGGCGGCGGCATCCGGCAGGCCCTGCCGCTGCTCGGCACCGACCCGTTCCTGTCGGTCAATTCCGACATCCTGTGGCTCGACGGCCCCACCCCGGCCATCGACCGCCTGACCCGGGCCTGGAACCCGGAGACCATGGACGCCCTGCTGCTGCTCCACCCCGCCGTCGCCGCCTTCGGCTACGACGGCAAGGGCGATTTCCACATGGACCCGCTGGGCCGCCTGACCCGCCGCCGCAGCGGCGAGATCGCCCCCTTCGTCTTCGCCGGAGTCCAGATCCTCAAGCCGGAACTGTTCGCCGACGTGCCGCCGGGCGCCTTCTCGACCAACCTGATCTGGGACCGGCTGCTGGAAAGCGAGCGGCTCTACGGGATGCGCCACGACGGCCTGTGGTTCCACGTCGGCACCCCGGCCAGCATCGGAGAGGTGGACGACCACCTCGAATTCCGGCCGCACCATGGATAGTCGTTAACGGCGGCGCCTCACCCGACCTTCACTTGCAGCATCAGCGTTCGAGACAAACGGTTAACAGTCATTGCGGTTAGGGAAACTTGAGGGTAGCACCATGTTGCGCCATGGGCGCAACCTACGGTGTGATGCACGGCAGAGGTAACTTGGGCCGACGATCGTAGGTTGCGCCCGCGGCGCAACGCATCGGATCGGCTGTCCCGGCCGCACCGTGGCGAGTCCTGACAACACCATATCTAGGAAAGATTTGCGTTCCGCGTCCCACCTATAGTAGGG contains:
- the tsaE gene encoding tRNA (adenosine(37)-N6)-threonylcarbamoyltransferase complex ATPase subunit type 1 TsaE; translation: MTAPRQQAITVNLRDEAATADLARRVGSLLRAGDMVALRGDLGAGKTAFARALIQSLGDPDDEVPSPTFTLVQTYDTPAAPVWHFDLYRLGGPDEVIELGWDEARSGGIALVEWPDRLGSLLPPERLDIALSFGPEATARRATLTGHGGWADRLGSLEQP
- a CDS encoding NAD(P)/FAD-dependent oxidoreductase: MSSPEQHTDVAIIGAGPVGLFAIFECGMLRMKCHVVDALDMVGGQCAALYPEKPIYDIPGYPSIDAADLIDRLSEQCASFGPVFHLGQQVTGLTPAEGGRWLVETSTGTRINARAVIVAAGVGAFGPNRPPLDGLEQFEGKSVHYLVRRRMDYAGKRVVIAGGGDSAVDWAISLAEVAEKIMVVHRRPKFRAAPESVARMEQLTREGRIEMVVPYQLAGLEGADGQLTGVRVATLDGEEKVLDADVLLPFFGLAMNLGPIAEWGLDLEKHHIRIDQATCATSAPGIFAIGDIATYPGKLKLILTGFAEAASAAHSAFPLVHPGEVLHFEYSTTKGVPGAA
- a CDS encoding aminoglycoside phosphotransferase family protein yields the protein MTHREDTIAGFLAAQGWGDADRTALAGDASARRYLRLRRGTDSALLMDSPNPAEDVVPFVAISRLLQGLGLSAPDILAGEPEAGLLLIEDFGDATFTRLMDQGADPAELYRLAVDALVALHRRFDPAPATPLGLPRYDAALFIEQVMLLADVYVPAALGRAATAEERADLERAWWSAVPDAVGFGTSLMHRDYHVDNLMRLDGRPGASACGLLDFQNAGLGPIGYDLVSLLEDARRDVPSDLAAAMLDHYLDAFPGLDRAAFLRSYAALGAVRHTRIVAVFARLHLRDGRSGYLRHLPRVWRLLEAKLEHPALAPVRDWFDRTLPPPVRAPLFNPPTDIPPTAIPPTAIPKAHE
- a CDS encoding nucleotidyltransferase family protein, whose product is MTTLTHAMVLAAGLGLRMRPLTLEQPKPLIPVAGKPLLDHALDRVAAAGIGTAVVNTHYKGEMIADHLAGRTSPRILLSPEADLLETGGGIRQALPLLGTDPFLSVNSDILWLDGPTPAIDRLTRAWNPETMDALLLLHPAVAAFGYDGKGDFHMDPLGRLTRRRSGEIAPFVFAGVQILKPELFADVPPGAFSTNLIWDRLLESERLYGMRHDGLWFHVGTPASIGEVDDHLEFRPHHG
- a CDS encoding AMP nucleosidase codes for the protein MQNSYSHIGLPFAAEHFTDPAAAVDRVREIYEANTAYLRDCFSRFSNGEEMQQRVHACYPFLRVHTETSTRIDTRLSYGFVAGPGTYATTLTRPDLFHHYFLEQFELLRRNHGVVLEVGVSRQPIPVHFAFPEGLHVEGDLTPERLGRMRDSFDLPDLSQMDDSIVNGTHRQAADEPEPLALFTGPRVDYSLHRLKHYTATAPDHFQNFVLFTNYQFYIDEFIRLGMEVMSPTNDPEEKAYRSQYTAFVEPGDFVIPNQNLGPADPQGTRVGRLPQMPAYHLKRPDGSGITMVNIGVGPSNAKTITDHIAVLRPHAWIMLGHCAGLRNTQRLGDYVLAHGYVREDHVLDADLPIWVPVPPLAEVQVALEAAVGQITGLTGYELKRVMRTGTVATIDNRNWELRDHSEMVQRFSQSRAIALDMESATIAANGFRFRVPYGTLLCVSDKPLHGELKLPGMANNFYRNQVDQHLKIGVLAMELLRKNGLEKLHSRKLRSFAEAAFQ